CCGggtttttctcccagaaatcccattttttctccttaaatctggggttttctcccagaaatctccgtttttccccttaaattgggggtttttcctcttaaatatggcttttccaCCTATGAAATCCCagttttcccccttaaatctggggttttctcccagaaatccctgtttttccacttaaatctGGATTTTTCACCCAGAAATTCCTGCTTTTgcccttaaatctggggttttctcccagaaatcccatTTTCCCCCTTAAATTCGGGTTTTCTCccacaaatccctgttttcccccttaaatctggggtattctcccagaaatccctgtttttccactgaaattggGGGGTTTTCatcttaaatatggcttttcctgctatgaaatcccagtttttccccttaaatctggcATTTTCGCCATGAGAGGCGACTGCTTTGCCCAGTGTTTTCCTGTCGCTCCTTGCAGTTCCTGCATTTGAATTACTGCACGATGATGTGCTGTTTCAACTGCTCCTCGTACCTCTGCATCATCTGCAGACTGTGCTGCCAGGGCCCTGATGGAGGGGTGGAAcgctgctggtgctgggtggAGGCCAAGGCCCCTTTCTATCAACTGGCTTCCAGCTGAGCTTTTGCCAGTTCTCGCAGCCCTCTCTGCCTGGCCCTTGGGGTGGTTTTGTGCCCACCTCGTAGCTTTCTTTTTTAGCTGGTATGTCGTCCACTTGCCTGTTGTGAGAGAGAGTGAGGAAAGCCTTACAGaggtggagagaaacagaattcacCGCTGTTTTCTCTCCCACCAAACTTCCCCTCCCCCCGTACACAGCTGTCACATTGGTACCCAGTTTCCCCTTTGTTCTCTGTCACCCTTTCCCTTCACGAGTCCGGGGACGACTCCTATTTTGTTTGTATctgttaagcatgatgtaggATAAGGGGGGGGAACGTCCTGGTGCTACGCTTTGGGTTCTCAGCATTGCACACCATCTCATCATGTCATGCACTGGGGGTTTGGCTGCTGATGCTCAAGTTGCGGGTGCCTGTCTGGAGGAGAAGAACCACGTTTCCCCATGGGGCTTTGCGCTCAGCAAGGACACACAGCTCCTGGCCAAGTCCCCTGATGTTCTCGTCTTCGCCTGCGCTTCTCCgcctgcttttcttcctgggctcaactggactgcagttctcagctcagcgctgtggtgaggcctatccacctttcagacacatTCTCTCTCTCGCTCGCTCTCATTCTATTTTGctgataccatatttagtaaatcagtttgttgcacctcagatcgttgccactgttttcaatCATTTTGGgatcccctgtttcccttttccgcCCTGCTGCTCatggaaccgggccgaaccaggCCATCAAGTGCTGCCATCGAGGCATCTCCACTTCAGAGCTGGATAGAGAGcgtggagagaaagaaaagggaagggaggagagaggaggagaggggaatggagcctgaagactggaggagagGCAATGTCACCGCGGTgttcaaaaagggcaagaaggaagagccAGGCAATGATGGGCCAgccagcctcacctctgtccctggaaaggtgatggaacagctgtgctggatgccatctcctgacaatggaagaaaaggttatcaggagtagtcagcacgggttcacaaaGGGGAGGTTGTGCTTAACCAACCTGGTAGgcttctatgatgttgtctctggctgggtggatgggggcagagcagtggatgtagtctaccttgatttcagcaaggcatttgatgctgtcccccacgacatccttataacaaagctgaggaagtgtgggatagatgagtggacagtgaggtgggttgagaactggctgactggcagagcacagagggttgttgttggtggtgcagaatccggttggaggcctgtaactagcggtgttcctcaggggtctgtgctgggtccggtcttgttcaacatcttcatcaatgaccttgatgaggggataatggccaccctcagcaagtttgctgatgatacgaagttgggaggattggctgaaggccgtgctgccattcagcaagacctggacaggctgagagctgggcacaAAAAAcgggatgaggtttaacaacagcaagtgtagagtcttgcatctggggaggaataattccatgcagcggtacaggttgggggatgagctgctggaggggagctctgcagagaggaacctgggtgtcctggtggacgacaggtcggccatgagccagcagtgtgcccttgtggccaagacCATTTAAGTACATCCCACACCAttacagaacatcccagcaccatcccacaacatcccagcaaaTCCCAGtacaacccagcaccatcccagccccatcccagcaccttccCACACCCTCCCACACCCTCCCAGCCCCAAACCAGCACCAGCCCAGGACAttccagcaccagcccaccgcATCCCAGCATATCCCAAAACCATCCCACACcttcccagaacatcccagcagatcccagcacatcccagcagatcacagcaaatcccagcgtcatcccacaccatccctgaacaacccagcaccatcccagcaccatcccagctcatcccagcacaacccagacatcccatactattccacaccatcacagcaccatcccagctgcatcccacacaTTCCCAGTACattgcagcaccatcccacaacatgcCAGCccgtcccatccccatcccagcacaatcCCACACCACCCCAGttcatcccacaccatcccagcacattccagcaccattcaagcacatcccagcacatcccacaccattacagaacataccatcacatcccagcacatcgcagcaccattccagcacattcCAGCCCCATCCTTGCacattcccacaccatcccagcacattccagcacaTGCCAGCACcaccccacaacatcccagcaaaTCCCAGCCACATCCCACACAATccctgcacaacccagcaccatcccagccccattacacaccatcccagtacattgcagcaccatcccacaacatgcCAGCCagtcccagccccatcccagcacaacccagcacgtTCCACACAATTCCATACCATCCCAGCAcgtcccagccccatcccagcacatcccagcaccagcccactgcATCCCAACATATCCCAGAACCAGCCTACACcttcccagaaccatcccaacACATCCCAGCTCATCTCAgaaacatcccagcacattcccacttcatcccagcacaacccagcaccattcaagcacatcccagcacatcccacaccattaaAGAACATAccatcacatcccagcacatcccagcaccgtTCCAGCACATCCCCACCTCATCCTTGCacattcccacaccatcccagcacattccagcacatcccagaacatcccagcaccatcccacaacaccccagcatgtccaaggacgatcccagcacatctcatcccagctgctgcatcctacaacatcccagcacatcacagcacaacccagcaccatcccagctgcatcccacaccttcccagcacattccagcaccatcccacaacatcgCAGCCGGTCCCAGCCCCATCCAGGCACAACCCAGCACGTCCCACACAAttccacaccatcccagcaccttcccagcacatcccagcaccagcccacaacatcccagcatatcccagaaccatcccaccgcttcccagcaccatcccagaacaccccagcacatcccagcacatcaaAGCCCCATCCCATCAccttcccacaccatcccagcacaacccaggaCCTTCTGACACCTTCCCagctcattccagcacatcccaccacatcccagcatcatcccacgccatccctgcacaacccagcaccatcccagtacATTCCAGCACCATGAAGCACATCCCAGGACAGCCCAGGTCCATCCCCGCAccatcccagtacatcccagcaTATTCCAGTGAATCCCAGTAccatcccagtgcatcccagcaacatcccagccccatcccagcacatcactgccacattacagccccatcccacaccatctcacgccatcacagaacatcccagcacatccgaGACCCATACCAGCCCCATCCCAGTAagtcccagcacatcccaccaccatcccatcacaatcccacaccatcccagcacatcccaagaCA
This genomic interval from Lagopus muta isolate bLagMut1 chromosome 32, bLagMut1 primary, whole genome shotgun sequence contains the following:
- the LOC125686180 gene encoding uncharacterized protein LOC125686180; the encoded protein is MVLATRAHCWLMADLSSTRTPRFLSAELPSSSSSPNLYRCMELFLPRCKTLHLLLLNLIPFFVPSSQPVQVLLNGSTAFSQSSQLRIISKLAEGGHYPLIKVIDEDVEQDRTQHRPLRNTASYRPPTGFCTTNNNPLCSASQPVLNPPHCPLIYPTLPQLCYKDVVGDSIKCLAEIKVDYIHCSAPIHPARDNIIEAYQEMASSTAVPSPFQGQSSEVEMPRWQHLMAWFGPVP